The genomic interval TTTGCGCATGCTCGGCGTCATCACCGGCGGCATGACCTCCACCCCGGGCCTGGCCGCCGCCGCTTCCCTGAGCGACACGCCCTATGCAGCCACGGCCTATGCATCGGTCTACCCCATCGCCCTGGTGGGCATGATCATGGCGTCAAAGATCATCATGCTGCTGGGCTGAGCCCCGCTCCATGGACCGGAATCAATCCCGGCCCATGGAGCGGGGCATGGGCGCGGCCACGACCTGCCCGCGCACGCGCACCTCTCCAAGGGCCGATATCTCCACTGCAACCACAATCTTCCTGCCCCGCCTCTCTATGACCCGAGCCACAAGCTCAAGCTCCG from Deltaproteobacteria bacterium HGW-Deltaproteobacteria-18 carries:
- a CDS encoding thioesterase; this encodes SLVDCHGVATAAAAAAGDDGQPQRYVTASLHVDFLRPTPLGPELELVARVIERRGRKIVVAVEISALGEVRVRGQVVAAPMPRSMGRD